One Camelina sativa cultivar DH55 chromosome 3, Cs, whole genome shotgun sequence genomic window carries:
- the LOC104777897 gene encoding DEAD-box ATP-dependent RNA helicase 22-like, with the protein MILSRSVCVLHLYGVSSSAPSKLLSQKFKVSFALAYGSSVSSRLNSLNRSDGKWVRGFASTTKEEVEKKGNETFFADQTVSWKSLGLSDKVSVALQDSGFGRPSLTQAVCIPSILSGKDVIVAAETGSGKTHGYLAPIIDRLTNTTALDSENNTNGDERPFPVKNLSLILCPNVMLCEQVVRMVNGLIGEDGNPLLRVEAVCGSQGWPDRLPDIIVSTPAALLNNIEPKRNRRLEFLRSVKYVVFDEADMLLCGSFQNQIIRLINMLRFDEKQVSRLVTSNIGKPMEIDAVVPKIDLENEDDVEFDEGSISEEEDEEEEAEYLDDTAQMLSVEGEAGSDTKKGWRRVRKIYSRSKQYIFIAATLPVNGKKTAGGILKHMFQDAVWVSGNFLHRNSPRLKQKWVEVTIDSQVDALIEAVRNNNNTERTMVFANTVEAVEAVADILEKASIQCYRYHKNHKLDERANILADFRETGGVFVCTDAAARGVDVPNVSHVIQADFASSAVDFLHRIGRTARAGQYGTVTSLYTEANRDLVEAIREAVKMGQPVETAFSRKRGFRNKVKKRAFLKAGEAEEPQAVRF; encoded by the exons ATGATTCTCTCACGCTCTGTCTGCGTGCTTCATTTATACGGAGTCTCTTCTTCAGCACCGTCGAAGCTCTTATCCCAAAAGTTTAAAGTCTCGTTTGCTCTCGCTTATGGTTCATCTGTATCTTCCCGTTTAAACTCTCTGAATCGATCTGATGGGAAATGGGTTCGTGGGTTTGCTTCTACCAccaaagaagaagtagagaaaaAGGGTAATGAAACGTTCTTCGCTGACCAAACCGTTTCTTGGAAGTCTCTTGGGTTATCAGATAAAGTCTCTGTAGCTCTTCAAGATTCTGGGTTCGGTAGACCATCTCTCACTCAg GCTGTTTGCATACCGTCGATATTGTCAGGGAAAGATGTAATTGTTGCAGCAGAAACTGGTAGTGGTAAAACACATGGATACCTTGCTCCAATAATTGATCGGTTAACGAACACCACCGCTCTTGATTCCGAGAATAATACGAATGGAGATGAGAGGCCGTTTCCGgttaagaatctctctcttATTCTGTGTCCAAATGTCATGTTGTGTGAACAAGTGGTTCGGATGGTTAATGGTCTTATTGGTGAGGATGGTAATCCACTTCTCAGAGTTGAAGCTGTTTGCGGGTCTCAG GGTTGGCCAGATAGACTGCCTGATATAATTGTTTCGACACCTGCTGCTCTTCTGAATAATATTGAGCCGAAAAGAAATAGGCGTCTGGAGTTTCTTCGATCTGTCAAATATGTG GTCTTTGATGAAGCTGATATGCTTCTATGTGGAAGCTTCCAGAATCAGATTATCCGTTTGATAAATATGCTGCGTTTTGATGAGAAACAAGTGTCTCGTTTGGTTACATCCAATATTGGAAAACCAATGGAGATTGATGCCGTGGTACCCAAAATTGATCTAGAGAATGAGGATGATGTTGAATTCGATGAGGGGTCTATttctgaggaagaggatgaagaagaggaagcagagTATCTTGATGATACAGCACAGATGCTTAGTGTTGAAGGTGAAGCTGGATCAGATACAAAAAAGGGTTGGAGAAGAGTGAGAAAGATCTATAGCCGTAGCAAGCAGTATATCTTCATTGCAGCCACACTTCCAGTTAATGGGAAGAAGACTGCTGGAGGTATTTTGAAACATATGTTTCAAGATGCTGTTTGGGTTAGCGGAAACTTTCTTCACCGAAACAGTCCAAG ACTAAAGCAAAAATGGGTTGAAGTCACAATAGACTCACAGGTTGATGCTCTTATAGAGGCtgtaagaaacaacaacaacactgagAGGACGATGGTGTTTGCAAACACGGTCGAAGCAGTTGAAGCAGTGGCTGATATATTGGAGAAAGCTAGTATCCAGTGTTATCGTTATCACAAAAACCACAAGCTTGACGAACGTGCTAATATACTAGCTGATTTCAGAGAAACTGGCGGTGTCTTTGTTTGCACTGATGCCGCTGCCCGTGGAGTTGATGTTCCTAACGTCTCACACGTTATTCAG GCGGATTTTGCTAGTTCTGCAGTTGATTTCCTTCACAGGATAGGTCGAACAGCTAGAGCTGGGCAATATGGAACAGTGACCAGTCTATACACTGAGGCTAACCGTGATTTAGTAGAAGCAATCCGTGAAGCAGTGAAGATGGGTCAGCCAGTG GAAACTGCATTCAGCAGGAAAAGAGGGTTTAGGAACAAGGTTAAGAAGAGAG CTTTTCTGAAAGCTGGAGAAGCAGAGGAGCCTCAAGCTGTGAGATTTTAA